The window ttttcgcgtgttttcaggtttaaatgacaaagttggcaagaaagtgcaatttggagcattttgcagcagttttgggccaagaatggatagcacatgcatggagcaaggtggatggacgtttttgaagttaaAAGGCTAGGAATAGGctgaagagagaagaaaataaagtcaagacaaagaagataaggaatcagctaaaaggaaataacattatccaaaaccttatcttatccaaattaaccttatccaaaaccttatcttatccaaattaaACTTATCTTATCATaccctatcctaatcttatcctaccttaattccagctgcaagggggactCCTTATCACATTAGAATATCTAATATCTGATTCTAGAAGCCCTGAAACAATGCAAATAACCTGATCCCTTTTTCCCCTAGAAATCTAACGAATTTAATCTCTTCTCGTCTAGGAACCTGTCGTGTATCCTACTCCCTTTCATCCTAGGATTGTGCAATCCTTTTTCCTTCAGAAATTGTGCAAACcctaggcctataaatacatatttatcACCACAATTTTGTACACCACACACAAGAGCCAAAACATCAGAAAAATACAATTGTGCCACATCTTTGCAAGGAAAGAAGGAGAGGAGACCCTTGGAGCCGTGCCTGCCATTCAAGGCTTTGGATTGTTGGAatgtttctaggtgtattctatccttagttttagttcaatgtttaaattagattggttttgtttaattgcaaccatgtggaactaatttcatttgagttagaaaagaattcaaagccatgaacatatatgtgatatgaattgattacatccagttatgattccatgaatcgtgaatgcaatttacttatctgttttattaataacttgttcttgtgtgttgattaaggaggcctactttgtttgcatgcatgaatttgatgctagaatataagggaatttcacctaatcgttatgaacttatattcacaagtagtaaaagtcattGGTCAggattgtgttaagtgaattcttggtagaaatatcatgcagttcatagttatgaatgtcttgtcaatgcttatgattttcatagaacttaatgatctttgatatgtatcattattttgcattttcatagctagtttctacttattatagtgatttaagctattttcgtgtgtttgtaggtccaaatgacaaagttggcaagaaagtgcaatttggagcattttggagcatttttgggccaagaatggatagcatatgaatggagcaaggtggatggacgtttttgaagatcaaaagaggctaggaatgtgctaaagagttgaagaaattaaatcaagatttggaagataaggaatcagctaaaaggaaagaacattatccaaaccaaccttatcttatccaaccttatcctCAACAAACCTTCTCTTATCTagtcttatcttatcttaccCCATATTATTCAAACATTATCCTATTTAATCCAACATTATCTAAACTTATCTCCAGCTACAAAAGGAGTCTTTATCTTATTCTAAATCCTTCCAATATGAATTTAGGAGTCCTAATCCATCTAAACACATTAATTCTTTTCCCCCTAGGAATCTGCTATGCAAATCCTTCTCCTCTACAACCTTTCTGCTGTACcctaggcctataaatacatatttatcACCACAATTTCGTGCACCACACACACAAGAGCCAAAACATCAGAAAAATACAATTGCGCCGCAGCTTTGCAAGGAACGAAGGAGAGGAGACCCTTGGAGCCGTGCCTGCCCTTCAAGcttggattgctggaacgtttctaggtgtattttATCCAtagttttagttcaatgtttaaattagattgtttttgtttaattgcaaccATGTGGAACTAAATTCATTTTAGTtaaaggtgaattcaaagccatgaacatatatgtgatatgaatttattacatccagttatgatTCCATGAAttatgaatgcaatttacttatatgtttgattgataacttattcttgtgtgttgattgagggtgcacacatagtttgcatgcatggatttgatgctagaatataagggaatttcacctaatcgttatgaacttatattacaagtagtaaaagtcactagtcatgattgtgttaagtaaattcttggcagaagtatcatgcagttcatagttaggaatgtcttgtcaatgcttatgattttcatagaacttaatgatctttgatatgtatctctattatgtagttcatgtagggaacttgataagaataatttggttgcgtcgctgagtccaattcaatgaatttaggaaaatctgaaagttaatttgtgcttctcacgattaatttggggcatgtcattcatggtttataggaagaataattgGAAATTGATTTGTATACATGTGTGTCATTTGTGGAGAAGGATGCTCTAACTAGCCATTTACCCTTTAAATCACCAATTTCGTTTAAAATTACTTAGAGTCTTAATTCTGTTtagttttatttcaaattcgtcaaagaACCAAACCCCCTTTATATTTCATGTTTTTAGGTTAGAATTTGTCCAAATTGGgttcttttaagtgttttgagtctttctagttcaatttttgtccaaattacattctagttcttgttttgagtcaatttagcttagtttgtgtgttttgagtcagtttagtctaagttgagtagtttgagtctagttttctgttttagagtccagttttgtgtttttgggttTCTTTTGCATTGATTATCATCCCTAACTAATAtctggcctagaacgatccctacttacacgtactacaactatcttaatagggtttaatttgtgtgttagtttttaccacgtcacaaaacaaaattagaaacaaaagaaaagacacaaacagcaacaaaggggaagattagcaattttgctaatccccggcaacgatgccaaaatttgaagaaactaacacacaaattaaaccctataaattatgcaaCCGTAGTACGAGTAagtgcaaagaaataagataagaaagttgcataaatatgccccTATCACATTGAATGGCTTGATAGTTTAAAAGTTTCCTTTGTTTGGCCTGATTTATCTTTGTTAGGCTTGGCACTGATTAGCTTGATTGGTTGGAAGCTTTTATGTGCTTGGCATAAGTTTGCCTTTATTTGCTTGACTCCAATGGTTTGCCTGGTGTGTTGTAATTTAGCTTGGCATGTTGCATGGGCATTGCTTGAACCATTGAGAAGCTTACAAGACACTTTGTAATTTTGTCTTTAGCTTGGCATGATGCATGGATTATGCTTGAACCATTGAGCAGCTTGTTTGGCATGTTCCTTAGGCATGACGTAAAAGTTGATTTAGCATGCTTTAAACTTTTCTTTAGATTTCCTAATTTATTTTGCTTGGCTTTGGGTTGCTCGAATGTTTTGCGTAGCATGTAAAAGAAGATATTCTTCTTTCATTTTGCTTGGCAAGTTGTAATTTTTTGCGGTGGCTTGATGTGTGGGGTTCTTGCTTCTTGTTGGATGCTTGATGAAATATTAGTTCCATGTAGGGAATTATACTAAGGCTATCGCTGGCTAAAAACTAATATTTCAGCTGCTAGAAAAAAGAGTTGTTCTACTTAGAACACTTCAGGACGTGCAATAGGGTTTCCTTCATGAGAATTAGATAGATGATGGTGATGGCAAGCAATTCAGATGAGTATGCAGTGGTTGTAAAGTTAAGGTATGAGGAGTTTTGGTTAGAGGATAGTGTTATATAGACTCACCAAGGCAATGAAGGTAAGCATGATGGCTCAGGGAAATGTTATATGGCAATGAGGTAAATATGGATTTGAAGTAGACTATTAGATAGTAGGCTTGGTGATCTGTAGAAAGTAGCAATACGAGCACTAATATAATGCAAGGGATAATGGAATTTCCTAAGCACTTTCTGATAGTGAGGCTGATAGTGGAAAATGTGGTGTATGTCATTTTCGAGGCTAAGGTTGCTGGTGAAAAAGGCAGTCTAGGTGCTTTCCGAGGCTGACATTGTTGGTGGAAAAAGTTGTCAGGCCATTTTCAGGGTTAAGACTATTTATGGAAAAGGCAATCCAGACCCTTCTGAGGCTAATATTGTTGGTAGAAAAGACAGTTATGCTCTTTTCGAGGTTGAGACTCTAGGTGGAGAAAGCCATCGAGACCCTTTCCGGGGCTGAGATTGCTAGTGGAAAAGGCGATCCAGACTTTTTCCGAGGTTGGGGCTACTAGTGGAAAAGGCAATCCAAATCCTTTCTAAGGCTGAGGCTGTTGGTGGAAAAGGTAGTGGCGATGTAGAGGACATGTTTATTGATAATGTGGGTATGCAAGTTGGCGTTCCTTGGTAAGTTTTTGTACACTCTTCAGTTACGATAGGAAATCAAGATGTTGGTTTTTCCTCTAGTAGGCTAAAAGTTGCCCTTGGAAAGTTAGGCATCAGTCCTATAGAGGTAATCATCTTTTCCATAGACAGCATTGCATGAGAGTTTGTGATTGCTTGTGTGATATTGCGTGCACATGTCCAAGTAGTTCTTCACATGGTGATGTATTCCGACTAAATATTGGCATGTTTGTTATCATcgtatatatgcatgcatgagTTAGGTTGCTTTCCAGCGTGAATTCTCCATATCCCTTCCATTgtgattttcttcttctctacTTTCCTTTAGTTTGCATGCTTAACGATTTTCCTTTGCGGGTGCCTCACGGAAGCTCAAGTGTAAATGTCCTGTTGCCTGCCTCAATTTCAGACAAGTCATTGGGCCATGCATGAGGATTTTAAGTTGGCAATGACTATAAGGCATTAGATATCTAGCTCCCAAGTGCATTTTATCAGGAATGGTTCAAGTCGTTGCTAGCTTccaaagcttgattttgcatgaTAATTGTCTTGTGCTTGATGTTTTCACTTGAAATTCTTTGTTTTTTATGGCATTGAATCTTGAGCATGTGAATGGAATTGAATTTGGCTTTGATGGAAGAGACTTGTAGTTGCTGGAGAAAGCTTGTGGCACTAGTGGATGAAGTTTAATTTACTATGGGAAGCTTCATGCACTGCTGAATGAAGTTTTAGTTCCTTGGGGAAGCTTCCAACACTGCGGaacaaaattttagttgtttgggAAAGCTTCTTGCATTGCTGAACGAAGTTTTAGTTCATGGGGAAAGCTTCCAACATTGCTGAATGATGTTTTAGTTCATGCGGGAAGCTTCATGTACTGCTGAATGAAGTTTTAGTCACCTAAGGAAGCTTCTAGAGCTCTTCCGACAGTTAAAGACGAAACCTCAAATTCTCCTTTTCCGGCGCTGGCAAAATTTAGCTTGGTGTAGATCTTCAAGTAGTTATGGTTGTAGCATGCTTGCTTGATTAAGCATGAATTCATTGTTGTGCTTGACGTGGTGCATGCAAAAAGCTCACTATGTCACCCAAACTTGGCATAACTTAAGAGTATAGTGATGGATCATAGATGAACAAAAGATTATGAGATGGGTTCTTGCGTGATTGGAATTCGGTTAGGGTGTTGTCTTCGTTTTCCTTGCATTGCTGGGCAGGGCCGGTCCTGTGTTTTTGGGTGCCCAGTGCGAAAGCTCAAAATGTGGCCTTTTTTAATACGGAAAcatatgtttaaaaaaattatttaacgaGGGCTGGAACCCAGTCAAAGCTGGGGGGCTAGGCCCTCACGCCCAAATTATATTACTTGAGAAAATATACAACGGGGGGGACATAATACCTAAACCCCGACAATCAAAAATACAATCATATACAACCATTCCTAGCAAAACTCCTTGAAATTTCAACCTTTAAGAAATTGTCTTCTGGCATtttttgaagcaaaatcatcaattatatcatcaTACTCCAAGTCTTCAATCTCATCCTTTTCAATGCATAAGATTGCTAATCCATTTAGCCTATCTTGAGTCATAGTGGTCCGCAAGTAAgattttaataatttcaattttgaaaaacttcttTCTGCAGATGCCACGGTCACAGGTACAGTCAACAGTACACGATAAGCAATCAAGACATTAGGACACATGTCAGtttcttttacaaagtttgcTATTTCCATGGATGTCCAAGGGTTATTAGAGAAAAATGCTCCTTCAGGTAACATCATTTGCAACACCTGTAACTCGGAACATAAGTCGGCTCCATCTACATCCATGGTATTTCCATGTTTCAAATGTGCTTCAAGATtcatacaattttcttttagttgttGATCATCCAATGAAATCAACTTCGGTGCATCAAACAAGAAGCCAAAAATATATTCAAAAGCCTTTAACTGTTCAAACCTGTGTTTCAGTTGAGAAAGAGCAATATCCACTATAACAAGAAAATAATCTGTTCTAAATGATTCTTCAGCAGACTGTTGTTCCCTCTCATtaccatcaacttcatcatgaTGTATTTTTCTAGGTCTATGACGTTTAGTTTGAAAAACAGGGTCAATTTCCGATTCAAGTGCAATTTCTTTAGCATCACGCATGGCAGAAGCAAAACCAGTTTCTctgtagttttcaaaaaaggTAACAAGTGCTTCCAAAGCCTTTACAGCAACATCAAGACGCATGTCTTCAgattgtaattttttgctcaccatgttaatcttcaacaaaatgtCATACCAAATAACCAAACTTAATACAAAATCAAAACTGGAAAGTTCTCCTGATGCTAAACATTCTGCATCCCTACTCAATTGGGGATTCTCAGTAATTTCCACCAACGTAAACAAAGCATTTCTAACTTGGGCTACTTGGGATTTAATTGCTTTAACACTTTCAATGTGACTTTCCCATCGAGTAGTTGACAATGACTTCAAAGTTAAACCATCAATATGTTCAAGCAAAATATTCCAATGCTTTGTAGAGTTGGAAAACACCGTATATATGCATTGACATGCTCCAAAAAAAGATTTTGCTTTAAGACATGAACTTGCCATATCACAAactattaaattaagacaatgaGAACCACATGGCATGTAAAATGCTCTGGGATTTATGTCTAGCAATCTTTTTTGGACACCTTGGTGTTTCCCTCTCATGTTAGATCCATTATCATAACCTTGTCCCCTCACATTATCAATATCAAGATCAAGAGACTTTAGGACATCTTGCAACTCATTAAAAAGTCCTTGTCCTGATGTATCTTCCACACTTAAAAACTCCATGAAATACTCCCTTATATTTATTGACCTACTTGACAAGTCAACACATCTCAAAATTAAAGTCATTTGTTCCACATGACTTGCATCAGGAGTACAATCAAGAATGAcagaaaaaaatttggcttcTTTAACCTTTTTAATGATTgcggttttgacttttgaagctaaagtagCTATCAactcattttgaattttatggCTCAAATAGTGGTGATGAATCTCTTTATTCTCAATGAGTCGAAAATGCTTTTGCATTATTGGATCAAACTCCGCAATCATTTCAAGTAAACCTAAGAAGTTTCCATTAGAGTCTTCATAAGGTCTTTCATTTGTTCCACGAAATGCTAAATTACGTATAGCAAGACATTTCACAACAGCAATAATTCTAAGCATCACTTGTTTCCAATGATTTGTCTCTTTCTTGATTCGCATTTGAAATTCTTTATCAATTGTCTGATTTGTTGTCAATCTACTTTTCAACTCAACCCAAGTTCTCAAATTAGTAAGATGTTCTTTACTCTTTTCATGTTGGTCAAGTTTCACACCAAGATGTCTCCAATCACTAATTCCATCTTTTGCTAACTCACTTTTTGAGGCAATTGTTTTaaacaatttacaacaaaagcaaaagactttATCCAACTCTTTTGAGTACACGAGCCATTTCCTATCATAAATTTCACCCGTTGGTAATTTTCGATCATAGTAGTGTGAGGAAAATTTTCTAGAGAGTTTGTCCTTAGGATAAGTGAGATTAGTTTCTCGAATTGGCCCATTTTCTACAAGCAAGTCTCTCATTTCTGCATTAAGACCATCCCAAACTCTTGGATCATAAATGTTTATATGGAAAATAGGTTCAGAAGATTCAATATTTTCCTCTACACCAATATGATCATCATCAACATTTAAATCCACATCACCACCATTTTCATGatcttgagactcatcaccaacATTTTCTTCTAAATCACTACCATTTTCATGATCATGAGACTCCCCAATAACATTTTGTGGCTCTTCACCAACAttattttctctcaaattttcaactGACTCATTCTTTGTAGAGAAAAATTTATTAAGAGATCCTCTTAAACTTTCGGCAATTTCGTTatcctttgcctttttttttcttttcatattacCAGAGAGTTGTTTCCTAAAAGACATGGCTTCaataatttgtttgcaaaaattacctacacatgatataacaaaattttcctatcaaaattatcattccaacacattatatattataaaaacacTAACACATAGtcaaacatattataaaaattgaacctaaaattgggtttgaaatgaaatcaaataattcaataatcaattagtcaagaattcaattcatcattcatcaacaacaataattctatacatcaattatcaatttattatataattctATATCACTTGCAttgcaaaattttatattaaattataaattgagaattaaaaatttaaaaatttatctCAAAACTAATTTTGTCTCCATGCTTGAGAGTTTGGAGCAACCATTAAAGCTTCTAGCAAAGAAGTTGAACGGCAGAGGCAGAGCAAACCAAAGCACAACACTAAtaattcaaagaaagaaaaatgatggGCAGGGAAGGAAAGTGAGGGATGTAGGGAACAAAAGGGAGGTGGGTGGGTGGGGAATCGGGAAAGGTTAGAATATATTAGGGATTAGGGTTTGATTGGGACCACTGGTCCTGTTATgtcttgttatgtttttttttttttttttttttttttcttttcggctGGGTCTTCTGGGCCCTTTTGTTGCCTTTGGGCTCTTGCCAGCCCCTATTTGGgctgtgaaatttttttttttaatacttagttatatgggttttttttttattttggtgccCTCTTCATTTTGGGGCCCTGGACAGTTGCCCCTGTggcactgggcctgggccggccctgTTGCTGGGCATGAGTTTGATTTATCCCTAGATCATAAGTTTATCcattttcttcatttatttGGCATGTCATATTGAAAAGTTTGCCTAGGCAGCTTTCAacatgtcattttttttttctttccctctGGCAAGCTGGGTGGTTTGAATCAGGTTGCTAGTGTTGGCAGAGTTAGTAATCACCCAATTTTCGGCATCAACAAACATATGCATCAGAGTCCCCTGGTTCTATTAATGGTGCCACTGGCTTAATAAGAAGCATGGAACACAATGAGACTATCATAGGGCAGTATGCATGGTCGTGATTTTATTCAAAAGGAAAACTAGAGTTTAGATAATTTCATGTAATTTGCATACAGATATGCACCACTAATTAAGTATCTAGTCGCGTGGAGTCGTGAGAATGAACTTTCATGTGACTAGGTGCTAGTAAAGAATAGATGATCAATAAAGGACAAGAGCATGATTTGTTGAACTAATGTCGATAATTTTAGTATAAATTGATGTGCTTGCATAGATCACATATTAAAATTGTGAGTCAACCAAATTTAAGATGTTAAACATGGGTCATATGCTTCAAGATAAAGTTACATGACTAATAATTTTTAGGTATAAATGTCATGTAAAGCGTGATGGCTATGTCTCGGCACATAAGCATATATGCTACCGATATAACCAATATGCACTAATAATTAGCATAgtgtaaaaaataaaacgaCGCATGTTGGCTAGTGTCAAACAACGTGTGGCTTGCCAAAAAGGTTTCATGCTTGACATGTAGGCTTGTAATAAAAAGTGGAGTTAGTGAAGTATAAGTTATTGAACACATCATATAAGCCAAGTAGTGTTACATGTCATTTGAACTCTAACGAAGTTTAGCACGTtgaatttttagtttaaaaCATACTTGGTTCTTAcatattcaaaggaatgcaaagaGTATTTCTGTAGATATccaaatttcatggattttacATATGAATCGAGTAGTGAATGGTAATGGTAAATGGAAACTTGTGAATGACTCACAAAGTTTCCTAAGCTACCATATGCATGAGTAGGGTGTAGATGTCAAAATTATCATTTGGCATGGTATAACTGTGGTACCGGGAGTTTAGAAAATATGCAACTGACTTTTTAGTTGACCTAAAGAATAGGAAAGCAATACACTAAAACTGAAGTGGGCTAGAAGAGTGCTTATCTTCCATAAGGAGCTCAACTTAAGGGATTTGTTAGCAGTATTGATATGGATGGTATGGTTGTATGAGAAGTGGCCCACACGACAACTCTGACAATGGCATGGTGGCTTGAGTTCGAGGTCGCCACTGTTGTGGTTGATCCTCCATCTCTTTAACGCCAATGTGCTTAGCTGTGATAAACTAGCACAGCTTGCTTGGCTTTGCTGCTTGATGGTAGGTTAGCATGGCATTTTGCTTGTAGGCTAGTACATGAGCGCATAGAAAAATTAGCCCCCATGTGCCTTGTAATTGCACAATTATTATGAGTTGTTTAAGGATTCCTTCCGACATAAAATGTATGCATTAGTAGTGGCCAGCAGTGAGGTTTTGCCCATCCTCATACTCAAATTAGTTCGGCGATTTACCGGTGCTTGCTTATAAAGAGTAGTTATGCTAGCACGAGCATTACAAACTTGATGTACCAAGTAATGTACCTAGAAgtgagattatattcacacaccccaaattacttctcccacaaatttttacctttttaatattttctacacaccactaacacttgatagaaaaatattaaaaaattaaaagggtgtgaaagaagtaatttggggtgtgtgaatataatctccctACCTAGAATCGCACTAACAAAATTATGTGAGCAAATGGAGATCACACTACTATGCAAGTTAGGCTTTCCATGTCgaacatgcataaatatgtgcAAGAATATATCTAACAAATTAATGGAGTACGCATAAgcatattaaacaaaaaaaattagcttTGCCTAGTACAAAATCATTTAAGCATGTTGTCATAGATTTCTTGAATTAGGATAATGGGATGATTTCCTAATATTGTCGCAGTGAGCAATAAGTGGAGTCATTTAAAGTAACAAATATTTTCTGTGAGGAAAGCCAATATGCTTGTGCAGTGTTCCATAACAAGCTAACAACATAtagcaaacatatatataacagTTTAAAATAGCATGGCAaggtaattaattaatcttagatgagatgagagaaaatcataTCTTACTCAACCAACTTGTATGGTGGAAAGTAGTAGGCAGAGGTTCTAGTAGTGTTGGCCTGGACTCTAGCAATGGTGCAAGAAACGTCGAGCATAGGTAGTGGCATGGTGGTGTTGATGTCTCAAAAAGAAACTCGAAGCATGTGAATGAAAATGACATAGGAAACGAGGATGATGGTGTCCTCGAATCTTGCTGCGGAAAATTGAACTGAGCATGAtgaatcttttttcttttctttacagGTATAAAGCCTCCAAGTCGTTGGATATGCAATTGAGTATGGGAACTTGCTTTAGAGTTTTTCAGCATCTAAGTGCCATGAGTTCCGAAGCCACTAAAAAGACATGTCACGAAATTCGTTTTGTTGTAAGGTAGACATCTAAAACATAAGCCTATAAAAAGGATAAGTAATCTTTATGCATAGTTGCTTGAAAGAAAATATaggcaaaataaaatttgagagaaaaatcttatctttcaattttttttttggtagctTCTGCACCAAAAGTCTGTGAAGGTAGGGAGCTTGCTGGTTCTTGCAATTTGTTAGTGGAATGGTGCTTTCCATCACCTCA is drawn from Malus domestica chromosome 14, GDT2T_hap1 and contains these coding sequences:
- the LOC108170028 gene encoding uncharacterized protein → MSFRKQLSGNMKRKKKAKDNEIAESLRGSLNKFFSTKNESVENLRENNVGEEPQNVIGESHDHENGSDLEENVGDESQDHENGGDVDLNVDDDHIGVEENIESSEPIFHINIYDPRVWDGLNAEMRDLLVENGPIRETNLTYPKDKLSRKFSSHYYDRKLPTGEIYDRKWLVYSKELDKVFCFCCKLFKTIASKSELAKDGISDWRHLGVKLDQHEKSKEHLTNLRTWVELKSRLTTNQTIDKEFQMRIKKETNHWKQVMLRIIAVVKCLAIRNLAFRGTNERPYEDSNGNFLGLLEMIAEFDPIMQKHFRLIENKEIHHHYLSHKIQNELIATLASKVKTAIIKKVKEAKFFSVILDCTPDASHVEQMTLILRCVDLSSRSINIREYFMEFLSVEDTSGQGLFNELQDVLKSLDLDIDNVRGQGYDNGSNMRGKHQGVQKRLLDINPRAFYMPCGSHCLNLIVCDMASSCLKAKSFFGACQCIYTVFSNSTKHWNILLEHIDGLTLKSLSTTRWESHIESVKAIKSQVAQVRNALFTLVEITENPQLSRDAECLASGELSSFDFVLSLVIWYDILLKINMVSKKLQSEDMRLDVAVKALEALVTFFENYRETGFASAMRDAKEIALESEIDPVFQTKRHRPRKIHHDEVDGNEREQQSAEESFRTDYFLVIVDIALSQLKHRFEQLKAFEYIFGFLFDAPKLISLDDQQLKENCMNLEAHLKHGNTMDVDGADLCSELQVLQMMLPEGAFFSNNPWTSMEIANFVKETDMCPNVLIAYRVLLTVPVTVASAERSFSKLKLLKSYLRTTMTQDRLNGLAILCIEKDEIEDLEYDDIIDDFASKNARRQFLKG